The nucleotide window TTTAGCGCTCACCGCCAGCAATAGCGCCGCCTCACTGAGCGGTGCCGCCAGCTCCACCATCATCCTGGCTACTGGCAGCACGCTCACCACTGGCAGCAGTAGCGGCAGCAGCACCTTTGCTGGCACACTTTCTGGTGCTGGAACGCTGGTCAAAGACGGCAGCAGCACGCAAATCCTCACCGCAGCCAGCTCCTACAGCGGCGGCACCAGCGTGACGGGGGGCACCCTGCTCGTGGGCAACAGCAGCGGTTCGGCCACCGGCACTGGCAATCTCACCATCGCGGTCGGAGCCACCCTTGCTGGCACCGGTAGCATCGCCCCAGATGCCGGGAACTACATTTACCTCAACGGAGCCCTCGTCGTCGGCGATCCCACACTCAGCAGCCCCGTCGCCTCCGCCCTCACGCTATCCACCTCTGGCAGTGGCAGCACGATTTTGGGCGCATCCAGCACCCTCAGTCTCGATCTCTTCGCAAGTGGTGGTGATCTCACCGCCAATGCCGCTGCTGCGGATCGTATTCGGATCTTTGGCGAGCTTGACCCCACTCTGGGCGGAACCGTTCTACTCGGAAACCCCAATCTCCTCACCTTTAATTATGGCGACCGGTGGACACTATTCCAGGTTACCGGCCCCGGCACCATCCTCGCCGACCTCAGCTTCAACGATACCGCACTTGGCCTCAGTCCTTTCCAATTCATCTTATTTGATCGGGACACAGGTATCCTCTCCATCGTGCCAGAACCCAGTCGTATGCTAATGTTGCTTTTAGGCCTCTTACTCCTGCAACTCCGCCGTCAGCGGAGGCCATTTTGAGCGAACAGACGGGCTCTGTTGAGCGCGATCAATGATTAAACAAAAACTCCTTCGTATTCAGCAGTGCCCAGAGGACGTCTTCGAAGGCTTCTTTTTTGGCTTTGAAGGCTTCATCGCCCGTTTTGCCGGCGGTTTTCTTTTCCAGATGAGCGCGGGCGAATTTCACTTCGTTGGCGTTCGGGTCGCGACTGAGGGCGATGTGGTAGAGGTCGGTGATTTTGTCGTCATCGGGGCGAGAATCTTTGGTCAGCGTGTCTGCGCGGCCATTGCCACGGGCGAGCCTGGGTCTGGATGTCGGCGGCGTTGAGTAGATGCAGGCTTTGAGCGAGGCTGGCTTCCTGCGTTCGCTCGCATTCGCAGGCGCTGGAGGAGTCGGGGCGTCCGAAGACGCTTAGGAAGTAGGTGCTTTGGTTGTAGCTGTTGTCCGGCAGGGCCACGGCGCGGGTGCCGGGAGCCTGGCCGGCGAAGTTGCTCTCCACATCGAGCAGCGTGTTCACGGCGTCGTAGAGCACCTCAGCATTGAGGCGTTTCGGGTAGTAGCGGCTGAAATTTTGGCGATCCTTGGCATTGTGTGCGTTTGGCACGGCGCTGAGCTGGTAAGTGGTGCTCGTGGTGATGGTGCGGATGAGTTTCTTCATGTCATAGCCGCTTTTCATGAAGTCAGCGGCCAGGGCGCTGAGCGAGCTCGGGATTCACGGGCGGGTTCGTCTCACGCATGTCGTCCTCTGGCTCGACGAGGCCGCGATTGAAGAAGTGCTTCCAGTAACGATTCACCAGGGTGTGGGCGAAGAAGGGATTGTCCTTCGCACTCATCCATTCGGCGAGGGCGTGACGCGGATCTTGCTCTGGCTTGATGCCGGTGAAGGGGCCGGGCTTGCGAGCCACATTGGCAAAGAAAGCAGCAAAGCCATAGTAGTCCTGCTGGCTCCATTTCTCGAAGGGATGGTGGTGGCACTGCGCACACTGCATGCGGGTGCCGAGGAAGAGCTGCGCGACATCCTCCATCTGCTGCTTCTGCTCCTTTACCTGACGATACCAAGCGACAGGAGGACTGTGGTCAATGTCGCCAGCGGCAGCGACGACCTCGCGCACGAATTTGTCATAAGGTTTGTTGTCCGCGATGCTGTCACGAATCCACTGCCAGAAAAGATAAGTGCCGCGAGCATAGACAGGCTGCGTACGCTGATTGCGCAACAGTGCGGACCATTTGTTGGCAAAGAACTCCGCGTAATCGGGACTGTCGAGCAGGCGATCGACGAGAGCGGTGCGCTTATCAGCGGCCTTGGAGGCCATGAAGTCCTTCATCTCACTTGCTGTCGGCAACCGACCCGTGAGATCGAGCGTGAGACGGCGGATGAAGGTGCCTTCATCCGCGATTTCGGAGGGAGGGATGCCGATCGTCTTCAGTTTCGCGAAAACGAGATCGTCCACGAAATTGCTCACAGGCGGCAAAGTAGCCACCGGAGCTCCGAGCGGCACGGTGGCGCGGAACGTGCTCACTTTC belongs to Verrucomicrobiaceae bacterium and includes:
- a CDS encoding autotransporter-associated beta strand repeat-containing protein encodes the protein MKNGTTLTLTGGGSITISGTGISGASANSDLVVAGTTVNLNAANTYNGPTFIRDGGVLNASVSSALPTTPRSAMILDDVGTGSSTLALTASNSAASLSGAASSTIILATGSTLTTGSSSGSSTFAGTLSGAGTLVKDGSSTQILTAASSYSGGTSVTGGTLLVGNSSGSATGTGNLTIAVGATLAGTGSIAPDAGNYIYLNGALVVGDPTLSSPVASALTLSTSGSGSTILGASSTLSLDLFASGGDLTANAAAADRIRIFGELDPTLGGTVLLGNPNLLTFNYGDRWTLFQVTGPGTILADLSFNDTALGLSPFQFILFDRDTGILSIVPEPSRMLMLLLGLLLLQLRRQRRPF